One Paralichthys olivaceus isolate ysfri-2021 chromosome 21, ASM2471397v2, whole genome shotgun sequence genomic window carries:
- the LOC109626898 gene encoding myoferlin-like isoform X3, translating to MLRVVVESARALPKKRVGSPDPITSVIFKDEKKKTKSIDSDVNPVWNEVLEFDLKGTPLDASSYIDVVVKDYETIGKDKFLGSTKISLRDLASGQVRSLPSKNVPLVNESGQNIGGTINLVVSYDPPPNATPNPNDPQAGDATMDAGGGGGGEEGDETQPDGVQSGSAGGPSPSGKAVNPRQRLTRMQSRHRLVNKPQDFQIRVRIIQARQLSGNNIKPVVKVNVCGQTHRTRIKRGNNPFFDEMFFYNVNMLPSDLFDQNISLRVYDSYSLRADSLMGEFKLDVGYVYDDPAHCVLRKWLLLNDPDDSSSGAKGYLKVSLFVVGAGDEPPVEKRELNDDQDDIESNLLLPAGVTLRWATMSLKVFRAEDIPQMDDAFVQAVREIFGGDENKKNLVDPFLEAGFAGKKLCTQIIEKNANPEWNQILHLQVKFPSMCESVKLTVFDWDRLTGNDAVGTTYLNLAKIASSGGEIEAKTGESEVGFLPVFGPCFVNLYGSPREFSGLPDPYEDLNYGKGEGVAFRGRILVELSTKLEGKADKAVDSIHSDDILVAQKYQRRRKYCLCAVFHSASMIQEPGEPIQFEVSIGNYGNKLDTTCKPLASTTQYSCAVFDGNHYYYLPWANTKPVVVVTSFWEDISHRLDTVNIILYIAHRLQSNLEAFKTAILAKLPENQLVEVWLKLLNQLIEDLESFPTPELEGRSNLTSLDIQVKKLRDSALTATKNGARRMREEAMEIRDTLSDIESWADKLKMLAEEPQNSMPDVIIWMLRGEKRVAYSRIPAHQILFSTYSEQACGQHCGKTQTVFLQYPMDKDKGLKVPVEIRVNMWLGLSAHEKKFNSFSEGTFSVFAELYENQAKVFGKWGTTGLVGRHKYSDVTGKLKLKQEYFMPPRGWEWEADWLIDPEKALLTEADAGHTEFMDEVFQNETRFPGGEWKAASEPFTDVNGEKSRNPGEFDCPPGWMWEDEWTVDDNRAVDDQGWEYGVTIPPNNKPLSWVPTEKVYHVHRRRRLVRPRKRAALPAGASVERQDQGDPEGWEFSSLIGWKFHRKERSSDTFRRRRWRRKMGPEDRLGASAIFQLEGALGVDTEEKEKGSKVDVSKLFGANTPTVSCSFDRSYIYHLRVYIYQARNMTSMDKDSFSDPYAHVSFLHVSKTTEKLRSTLNPTWDQTLIFSDVEIYGDPQNVVQCPPDVVVEFYDHDQVGKDELLGRTVCVPMVKLAPGMDQTPKLLWHPITQKGQRAGEALLAAELILKDKSGESDLPLAPPKRAENLFMVPQGIRPVVQLTAVEILAWGLRNMKSYQLASVTSPSLVVECGGQRVESAVIKNMKKSPNFPSSVLFIKVLLPRDEMYTPPIVLKVIDHRPFGRKPVVGQCTISSLEEFRCDPNVITAEGAMSSKMALMMSSPRKHLSINMDEKRPLLEAQLEEKEKETVDWWSKFYASSGDQERCGPYIKKGYDTLKVYDCELEDVPEFKGLTDFCSTFKLQRGKNENGDHDPTVVGEFKGSFKVYPLPDDPNVTAPPRQFRELPDSGPQECLVRIYVVQAIDLQPKDNNGRCDPYIKISLGKKTIEDRDNYLPNTINPVFGRMFEMTCFLPQDKDLKISVYDFDLLSRDEKVGKTVIDLENRFLSRYNSYCGLPQTYCISGINQWRDQLKPSQILENLARLKGLSKPRTEDNGTSLTFNGKDYTLVQFENAKEVHQHLGPARERLCLHVLRTQGVVHEHVETRTLYSTFQPNISQGKLQMWVDVFPKSIGPPGPPFDITPRKPKKYFLRAVVWNTTDVTLDETSITGEHMSDIYVKGWMPGMEEDKQKTDVHYRSLDGDGNFNWRFVFGFDYLPAEQLCLVSKKEHFWSLDQTEFRIPPKLIVQIWDNDKFSLDDYLGTLELDLRDVVAPAKTPEKCSLAMMNNLDIGHPRKPEQAKSLFAQKSVRGWWPCSIEQDGKKVLGGKVEMTLEIIPEADADERPAGKARDEPNMNPKLDPPKRPETSFFWFTNPCKTMKFIVWRRFRCLFIGLIILTIVFLFIAILLYSLPNYISMKIVKPLA from the exons ATTCCTTGGATCGACCAAAATCTCTTTGCGAGATCTTGCCTCAGGTCAAGTGAGATCACTTCCATCCAAAAATGTTCCCTTAGTGAATGAAAGTGGACAGAATATTGGA GGCACCATCAACCTTGTGGTTAGCTATGACCCTCCACCGAATGCTACACCAAACCCCAACGACCCTCAAGCAGGGGATGCAACCATGGATGCTG gaggtggaggtggaggtgaggagggTGATGAGACTCAACCAGACGGGGTCCAGAGTGGCTCAGCTGGGGGGCCCTCACCTTCTGGTAAGGCTGTTAACCCTCGGCAGCGTCTGACCAGGATGCAAAGTCGCCACCGACTGGTCAATAAACCGCAGGATTTCCAG ATCCGTGTGCGGATCATCCAGGCTCGTCAGTTGTCTGGGAACAACATCAAACCGGTGGTGAAGGTCAACGTGTGTGGACAGACCCACAGGACGAGGATCAAGAGAGGGAACAACCCTTTCTTTGATGAG ATGTTCTTCTACAATGTCAACATGCTACCATCAGATCTGTTTGATCAGAACATAAGTCTGCGG gtgTACGATTCCTATTCTCTGAGGGCCGACAGTCTGATGGGGGAGTTCAAG ctGGACGTTGGTTATGTTTATGATGATCCAG CTCACTGTGTCTTGAGGAAGTGGCTTCTGCTGAACGATCCAGACGACTCCAGCTCTGGGGCTAAAGGCTACCTCAAAGTCAGCCTCTTCGTAGTTGGGGCTGGAGATGAGCCTCCG GTGGAGAAGAGGGAGCTAAATGATGACCAGGACGACATAGAGAGCAACCTGCTGCTGCCGGCTGGTGTGACTCTGCGGTGGGCCACCATGTCCCTGAAGGTGTTCAGAGCTGAGGACATTCCTCAGA TGGATGATGCATTCGTTCAGGCCGTGAGAGAAATCTTTGGAGGAGATGAAAACAAGAAGAACCTGGTGGATCCGTTCTTAGAAGCTGGCTTCGCAGGCAAAAAG ctgtgcACTCAGATAATTGAGAAAAATGCAAACCCTGAGTGGAACCAAATTCTGCACCTTCAAGTCAAG TTCCCCTCCATGTGTGAGTCCGTCAAACTGACAGTGTTTGATTG GGATCGTTTGACAGGGAATGATGCTGTTGGCACCACGTACTTGAACCTGGCAAAGATAGCCTCCTCTGGTGGCGAGATAGAAG CGAAGACAGGGGAGTCTGAGGTCGGGTTTCTGCCTGTCTTCGGCCCCTGTTTTGTCAACCTGTACGGCAGCCCCAGAGAGTTCTCTGGTCTGCCAGACCCCTATGAGGATCTCAATTATGGCAAG GGAGAAGGAGTGGCGTTCAGGGGCAGGATCCTGGTGGAGCTGTCCACGAAACTGGAGGGGAAAGCAGACAAAGCAGTCGACAGTATCCACAGTGATGACATCCTGGTGGCACAG AAataccagaggaggaggaagtacTGTCTGTGTGCAGTCTTCCACAGCGCTTCCATGATTCAGGAACCCGGAGAGCCAATCCAGTTTGAGGTCAGCATCGGTAACTACGGCAACAAACTGGACACCACCTGCAAACCACTGGCCTCCACCACTCAGTATAGCTGTGCTGTATTTGATG GTAATCACTACTATTATCTGCCCTGGGCCAACACGAAGCCTGTGGTGGTGGTTACTTCATTCTGGGAGGACATCAGCCACCGCCTGGACACTGTCAACATCATCCTCTACATCGCTCACCGGCTG CAATCTAACCTGGAGGCTTTTAAAACTGCCATCTTGGCCAAACTCCCCGAAAACCAGCTCGTAGAGGTGTGGCTCAAGTTGCTCAATCAGCTGATTGAAGACCTGGAGAG TTTCCCAACACCAGAGCTGGAGGGCCGTTCCAACCTGACATCCCTGGACATCCAAGTCAAAAAGCTGCGAGACAGCGCCCTGACTGCCACTAAAAACGGAGCCAGGCGCATGAGGGAAGAAGCCATGGAGATCCGAGACACTCTGTCTGACATCGAGTCCTGGGCGGACAAACTCAAAATGTTGGCTGAGGAG CCCCAGAACAGCATGCCTGATGTTATCATCTGGATGCTCCGGGGCGAGAAGAGAGTGGCCTACAGTCGCATCCCTGCTCACCAAATCCTTTTCTCCACGTATAGCGAGCAGGCCTGTGGTCAACACTGTGGCAAAACACAGACCGTCTTCTTACAG TACCCCATGGACAAGGACAAGGGCTTGAAGGTGCCAGTTGAGATAAGAGTCAACATGTGGCTGGGTCTGTCTGCTCATGAGAAAAAGTTCAACTCCTTCTCTGAGGGAACCTTCAGCGTGTTTGCTGAGTTG TATGAGAACCAGGCCAAGGTATTTGGGAAGTGGGGGACCACAGGCCTGGTGGGACGCCACAAATATTCAGATGTAACAGGCAAACTGAAGCTGAAGCAGGAGTACTTCATGCCCCCTAGAGGATGGGAGTGGGAGGCCGACTGGTTGATTGACCCAGAGAAAGC TTTGCTAACAGAGGCAGATGCAGGACACACTGAATTCATGGATGAGGTATTCCAAAATGAGACTCGCTTTCCTGGCGGAGAGTGGAAGGCTGCCTCTGAGCCCTTCACTGATGTG AATGGAGAAAAGAGCCGTAACCCTGGAGAGTTTGATTGTCCTCCAGGTTGGATGTGGGAAGACGAATGGACTGTGGATGACAACAGAGCTGTGGATGATCAAG GCTGGGAGTATGGAGTGACCATTCCTCCAAACAACAAGCCTCTATCCTGGGTCCCGACAGAGAAGGTGTACCACGTCCACCGCAGGCGACGGCTGGTCAGGCCACGCAAGAGAGCTGCTCTGCCAGCAGGAGCTTCTGTAGAG AGGCAGGATCAGGGTGACCCCGAGGGATGGGAATTCtcttctctgattggctggaagtTCCACAGGAAGGAGCGCTCATCGGACACATTCCGTCGAAGGCGCTGGAGGCGCAAGATGGGACCAGAGGACCGACTCGGAGCATCTGCCATCTTTCAACTCGAGGGTGCACTG GGAGTTGATactgaggagaaggagaaaggctCAAAAGTAGATGTCTCCAAGCTGTTTGGTGCAAACACGCCTACTGTATCCTGCTCCTTTGACA GGTCATACATCTACCATCTGCGTGTCTACATCTATCAGGCACGGAACATGACATCTATGGACAAGGATAGTTTTTCAG ATCCTTATGCACATGTCTCTTTCCTGCACGTCAGTAAGACGACTGAGAAGCTACGATCAACGTTGAACCCAACCTGGGACCAAACTCTGATTTTCAGTGATGTGGAGATTTATGGAGACCCCCAGAACGTTGTTCAATGCCCCCCAGATGTCGTGGTGGAGTTCTACGACCACGATCAAGTG GGGAAGGATGAGCTGCTGGGCCGCACTGTTTGTGTCCCAATGGTGAAACTGGCTCCAGGGATGGATCAGACACCTAAACTCTTGTGGCATCCCATCACTCAGAAGGGTCAGAGGGCAGGGGAGGCCCTGCTGGCTGCTGAACTCATCCTTAAAGACAAG TCAGGCGAGTCAGATCTTCCTCTGGCTCCTCCAAAGAGAGCCGAGAACCTGTTCATGGTTCCACAGGGCATCCGGCCCGTGGTGCAGCTCACCGCTGTGGAG ATTCTGGCATGGGGTCTGAGGAACATGAAATCTTACCAGCTGGCCTCAGTGACATCCCCCAGCCTGGTGGTGGAGTGTGGGGGGCAGAGGGTGGAGTCAGCCGTCATCAAGAACATGAAAAAGAGCCCCAACTTCCCCAGCTCTGTTCTCTTCATCAAAGTG CTCCTTCCAAGGGATGAGATGTACACACCTCCCATTGTCCTGAAGGTGATCGATCACCGTCCATTTGGCAGGAAGCCGGTGGTTGGTCAGTGCACCATCAGTTCTCTGGAGGAGTTCAGATGTGACCCAAACGTCATCACTGCAGAAGGAGCCATGTCTTCCAAAA TGGCCCTGATGATGTCTTCCCCTCGCAAACATCTCTCGATTAACATGGATGAGAAGAGACCGCTGCTAGAAGCTCAG CTTGAAGAGAAG GAAAAAGAGACAGTTGATTGGTGGAGCAAATTCTATGCTTCATCTGGAGACCAGGAGAGATGTGGCCCGTACATCAAGAAGGGATACGACACCCTCAAA GTGTATGACTGTGAACTGGAAGACGTCCCAGAATTCAAAGGGCTGACAGATTTCTGCAGCACCTTCAAACTGCAGCGGGGAAAGAATGAAAATGGAGACCATGACCCCACAGTGGTTGGAGAGTTCAAG GGTTCCTTCAAGGTGTATCCTCTGCCAGACGACCCAAATGTCACTGCTCCCCCCCGACAGTTCAGAGAGCTGCCAGACAGTGGACCTCAGGAGTGTCTGGTCAGGATTTATGTGGTCCAGGCCATAGACCTGCAGCCCAAAGATAATAACGGCAGA TGTGATCCATACATAAAGATATCGCTGGGAAAGAAAACGATTGAAGACAGAGACAATTACTTACCCAACACCATCAACCCTGTGTTTGGCAG GATGTTTGAGATGACATGTTTCCTGCCCCAGGACAAGGACCTGAAGATCTCCGTCTATGACTTTGATCTCCTGAGCCGTGACGAGAAGGTTGGCAAGACGGTGATCGACCTGGAGAACCGTTTCCTGTCCAGATATAACTCCTACTGCGGCCTGCCACAAACATACTGCAT TTCTGGTATTAACCAGTGGAGGGACCAGCTGAAGCCGTCTCAGATCCTGGAGAACCTGGCCCGTCTAAAAGGCCTGTCCAAACCCAGGACTGAAGACAACGGCACCTCGCTGACCTTCAATGGCAAAGACTACACACTGGTTCAGTTTG AGAACGCAAAGGAAGTCCACCAACACTTGGGTCCAGCGCGAGAACGACTTTGTCTGCACGTGCTCAGAACGCAGGGAGTTGTCCATGAACATGTGGAGACCCGGACCCTTTACAGCACCTTCCAGCCGAATATCTCGCAG gGAAAGCTTCAGATGTGGGTGGATGTTTTCCCCAAAAGCATCGGCCCCCCTGGTCCTCCGTTTGACATCACACCACGCAAACCTAAGAA GTATTTCCTGCGCGCTGTCGTCTGGAACACCACCGATGTGACTTTAGATGAGACGAGCATCACCGGAGAACACATGAGCGACATCTATGTCAAAGG CTGGATGCCAGGCATGGAGGAGGACAAGCAGAAGACAGATGTCCACTACAGGTCTCTGGACGGAGATGGTAACTTTAACTGGAGGTTCGTCTTCGGCTTTGATTATCTGCCTGCTGAACAACTCTGCCTCGTGTCCAAGAAG GAGCACTTCTGGAGTCTTGACCAAACAGAGTTCAGGATTCCTCCCAAGCTGATAGTTCAAATATGGGATAACGACAAATTCTCATTGGACGATTACCTCG GCACTCTGGAGCTGGATTTGCGTGACGTAGTTGCTCCTGCGAAGACGCCAGAGAAGTGCTCTCTGGCGATGATGAACAATCTGGACATCGGACACCCACGCAAGCCGGAGCAAGCCAAGTCTCTGTTTGCACAGAAGTCAGTTCGCGGCTGGTGGCCCTGCTCCATTGAACAGGATGGAAAGAAGGTGCTGGGT GGTAAAGTGGAGATGACACTGGAAATCATACCTGAAGCAGATGCCGATGAGAGACCTGCAGGAAAAGCCAGAGACGAACCCAACATGAACCCAAAACTGGATCCTCCCAA ACGCCCAGAAACCTCCTTCTTCTGGTTCACCAACCCATGTAAGACCATGAAGTTCATTGTCTGGAGACGGTTCAGGTGCCTCTTCATTGgactcatcatcctcaccataGTGTTTCTCTTCATCGCCATCCTGTTGTACTCTTTACCG aactACATCTCGATGAAGATAGTGAAACCTCTGGCATAG